In the Heterodontus francisci isolate sHetFra1 chromosome 8, sHetFra1.hap1, whole genome shotgun sequence genome, one interval contains:
- the LOC137373036 gene encoding protein FAM78B, with protein sequence MGCIQSITCKSRIRRENIVVYDVSATIDQCPTLIEENSPIVLRYKTPYFKASARVVMPPVPRNETWVVGWIQACNQMEFFNTYSDLGMSSWELPDLREGRVKAISDSDGVSYPWYGNTTETVTLVGPINKASRFSVSMNDNFYPSVTWAVPVSESNVPQLTRIKRDQSFTTWLVAMNTISKEKILLQTIKWRMRVDIEVDPLNPLGYRAKLVGRTQQEQPRILTRMEPIPPNALVKPNANDAQVLMWRPKRGLPLVVIPPK encoded by the exons ATGGGTTGCATTCAGAGTATAACTTGTAAATCAAGGATACGGCGAGAGAATATAGTGGTGTATGACGTTTCTGCTACGATTGATCAATGCCCAACTCTAATAGAAGAAAATTCTCCTATTGTTTTACGGTATAAGACACCATACTTCAAGGCATCCGCCCGGGTCGTGATGCCTCCCGTCCCCAGAAACGAAACGTGGGTAGTTGGATGGATTCAAGCTTGCAACCAAATGGAATTTTTCAACACTTACAGCGACCTCGGAAT GTCTAGCTGGGAACTTCCTGATTTGCGAGAAGGCAGGGTTAAAGCTATTAGTGATTCTGATGGAGTGAGCTATCCATGGTATGGCAATACCACCGAAACAGTGACCCTAGTCGGTCCCATAAACAAGGCATCTCGGTTCTCAGTCAGCATGAATGACAATTTTTACCCAAGTGTGACATGGGCGGTACCCGTGAGTGAGAGCAACGTGCCTCAACTAACCAGGATTAAAAGAGACCAAAGTTTCACCACCTGGCTCGTAGCCATGAACACTATCAGCAAAGAGAAGATTTTACTTCAGACAATCAAATGGAGAATGCGCGTTGACATAGAAGTTGACCCATTGAACCCATTGGGCTATCGCGCTAAACTTGTTGGAAGGACACAGCAGGAGCAGCCTCGGATATTAACCAGGATGGAGCCCATACCTCCAAATGCCTTGGTGAAGCCCAACGCAAACGACGCCCAGGTTTTAATGTGGAGACCCAAACGCGGTCTACCTTTAGTTGTCATACCTCCCAAATAG